The genome window AAGGGcctaaaaaaattatatttcataTCAAGGAATATGGGGTTTGTAAGAACAAGAGATTGTAAAATCAAAATGGGATTTCTGTGTATAGAGTCCAGCATGTCAGCAGACACATAGCAGTCATGCAGGCAAGCCAAAAGATtaaatctttaagatcttgtcactaaaggttaatacgtgacagaagacatatattttataactttgtttttcagaactagctatatgggatgcctaaggGAAATAAAGACATTAGAGGTTAGaatggaaaggaaggtgattagttaattgaaagtttgtttttcaatattttaaaggaacgatgaaatgataatgagagagtTATATTTGAATTTCAATATAATTCATTGTACTAGAATCAAATGGTATAATTGTTAAAATCTAAGTGAATATGATGTAtccccctgggaatgccccacgCTTAGGAATTAATGGAAATGCGTCTATCCTGGAGAGGTATTtctctctttgggagcaaacttagaaaagtggGAAAACTAGTTTTAAAACCAGAATACAGTTTATGGTCTTTTGCATTTGGGCAAGGACACAGAAAGACCAgacagaggaaaattccagcttgtGTATGTGACAACATTTTAGTCAGAGAAGCAATTTTGATTCAAAGGCTGTCTTAGTGTGACAAggaggttcatgcttatagcacgtgacaGGGATATGATTATGTATGTGGGTATGGGGCTGAAAtgtgacatatgtattctttgtgtctataaagactaaggtctgtTGTATGGGGAGGTGTGCCGCTCCCTTGGGAGGGGACACCTTCTGTCAGATACCTATTCTGTACACTAAAACTTGCTTTTTGCTTCTAAATGTCTGATTCTGGGGTTTCTTTCCTAACCAATCTTTCCTCAACAGCTGCACAGGCCTGACACAGGTTCTGCCTCacgtaagaaagaaagaaagaaagaaagaaagaaagaaagaaagaaagaaagaaagaaagaaagaaagaaagatagatagatagatagatagatagatagatagatagatagatagatagatagatagatagatagatagatagatagatagatagatccttCTGGTTTATCCTTTATTAAAGCTAGTAGGCTTTTTATGTTTTGACCTCTCATCCCAACCTTCTGACATACATCACATGACCAACAATATTCTCTTATATCAGTAGTGATNNNNNNNNNNNNNNNNNNNNNNNNNNNNNNNNNNNNNNNNNNNNNNNNNNNNNNNNNNNNNNNNNNNNNNNNNNNNNNNNNNNNGGttatccccagtggtgggatccaaaaaatttagtaacaggttccctcgccagcccaccccaccagcaaagggggcagaggcgtacctaggcaaacctgagccctgggcaaaacctgagttggatgcccccccatggaaagccactccaccacgaccccccaaaattcttttgcaccaggtcatttctaaatcatcatcacattatagaaaatgccccaactcacaaatctgaacacagcaatagtgaaacacacaggttctttgatagagactggtgagataaaaggtacgaaaggctgagaatccatgaattgcagtacctgaaagggattaacccagttcagggagttacattattagttgcaattgctatatggaacctttatgttcaaaggcaggatgcctctcggggaggcgagggcgtggagatggaaaaggggaccccattagtaaccccctcttggcacacacaaataattagtaacccactctcgggaactggtgagaacctgctggatcccacctctggttatccCATTTTATACTCCCAGCAGTGGTTAGCTGGTCTGGGTCATTCTTGGCTGTGTGTCTCTGTCTCACTCTCCCAAACGTGTCCAGTTGAATTCTTGGTGCAGtaccataaaacattttttaaagcccCATGGGTTAGGAAGaaaggatcactgagggaatgccaaatgagaCAAAAATGTTCTCCGCCTACTGGTAGAGGACAGTAACAGAAGGAGACAGATGAACCTCTTTGTAAGGAGAGCTCCAGAGTCTTGGGGCAACAACTAAGAAGACTCTCTCCCAAATCACCACAGCCTAAATCTCAGAACCAaagcagagcctctgaagatgaccagagtgTTTGGGTGGGTCTGCCTTCACCCCTATTCATCTCCAGCTTCAGTCTCCACAATGATGTCTTATGCATTTCCTTAGATGGGCCTGAAGTACCCGTGATCCACCCACCTGAAAGGCTTTACCAAGAGCATTCCAACCTGAGACTGACCTGTGAAGCCGACACTTTCCCCGACGCACATTATATCTGGTTTTGCAATGGGATGCAGTGCGGCACAAGATCGGAGCTGCTTGTTCAGAATGTCACCCTAAAGCATTCTGGGAATTACGTTTGCCAAGCCATGAACGTTCTCACTCTCCAGAAGAGGAACAGGACGCAGGAGATTGAGGTGGAAGGAGGTAAGTAACCGCCAGTAGGCGGCGTGGTCTGTTCTTCCCATTCTGCTGCCAAGACTTTGGCGGTCTCAGAAGTGGACTGGTCCTTTAACTCCCTAGGAAAGTCCCCAGAGGGCCACAGTGACGTGGGCAATCTGAGCAAAATGTTGGCAGACCAGCAAGTACCACTTGGCTGGGTCCTGGGTTGTGATGACGAGGATTTTACCACAACCTGCTTTTCTCAtcctagtagaagaagagtttggatttacaccacctccccttcctctcctgtaaggatactcataggagtgtacaaactcctttcccttcttctccccacaacagacaccttgtgaggtacaggGGACTGAGACGGTTcgaagagaactgggactagcccaaggtcactcagggcgattccgcacatgagtaaaaaaggtttgacccagttccctgagaagggtactgacctaggtcgaagccattgttgttccccactgcaaccagcttgatcccagctcggagggcggaatcatcctgtgcctcttcgccgctccgttccgattggctactgttctacagccatgttccgtctatccccacacatgttataaaaaaactgccacaggaatggagggacgaaggtgccgttttgattggccagctgtacgcatgcctgaaacactcagctgtgactggctgaatgggggactcctggcaccagagattccgcactttactggaatcgagctgagttcgagcgtggttccctgaaaaagtagtagttcccaactggagtcggaaatttgactgttacacggggcgaagctggtacaaaaccacgtcaatcccagtggttgtgcggagcacttaggtcgaacgcagctcgaacttaggtcgataacccaagtgcggaatcgacctcagttggcttcatgtgtaggaacgcagaaacacatctggttcaccagataagagtccgccactcaggtggaggagcaaggaatcaaacccggttctccagattagagcccacctgctcttaacaactacaccacactggctagtaggcggggctgtggccctggggaagagcatctgctttgcatgcagaagatcacaggttcaatccccaacattgCCAGTTAAAAAGAACTAGGAGATGGGTGGTGTGAAGGACCTGAACCCCAGAAATCAGAGAGCCACAACCAATCAGACCTTGATGAACTGATGGTTTGATTCTCTATAAGGCCCCTACATGTGACCAGGAGCTAGTCTGCTTGTCAATATCTCTCCATAGTTCCGTGATTTTCTCTGGtgacagagttgccagctctggtcaggaaattcctggatatttttttttgggggggggggggtgaacctgaagagggcagagtttgggtatGGGAGGGATCTCAATGTgacataatgccatagatccCACTCTCCAAAACAAGCCACACTCTGCAGGATAAAAGATCCCTGTGGTCTGTAGACCAgctgtaatgccaggagatcttcAAGGGAGGTTGGTAACATTATCCACAGGTCTTCCACATCTATCTGTGAAGGGCAActggtatatttagaatatataatcctgtccaGCAAAGTATTGAGCAGAAATCTGGATTGTGCAGCGCGTTAAATTAAAATACTTatttctcaaaagaccagccgtttttacCTCCGAAATTCATAAACGTAAGGAGAACTTGACTGAGAGACAAAACATACATACTATAtgcatatcaacaaagtatcacatatatatatagttacatgcacggctcttagtttgttacagtttggttgcgatacaatatctttgtcagagcacttttacatagcatttggtttacagagcacagagaacatcttttcactcagtcagtcagtcagtgagggaacagaacactaccaacggtttttaactgtcacctttagaatgttcatgcaaacaaggctgaatattccaacagTCTGTACCCACCCAGCACATAATTGCCCATAACTGAATTCTGGAGGAAGGGaatacctgggaataagcttgtcAGTCTCTGCAACTTTTCTGTCCTCACAGTTCAAGTGCGTGACGTCACAGTCACTGGCCCCTCCGTGGCCACCGAAGACCAGCCCGTCACTTTGATGTGCACCTCTGCAGGCACCTCAGTTTCGTACTCCTGGTTTAAGGGGGGCCAGAGTCTGGAACCAGGATATCATATTCTTCTGACCAACAACAACCAGAATCTCACGCTCGACCCAAGTCACCGGAGTGACTCTGGCGTCTATACTTGCAAGGGCTCCAACAGTATCTCTTCCGCTTTCAGTGAGCCTCACCGGCTGGATATTCTATGTAAGTCTGACTCCCCGCCTATGGCAGTAGTTGGCATCTGGCATCCCAAAAACCCAGCCCAGTTTGAAGTCACTTTTCATTGGGTTCAGCCTGCATTTGTAACTTCTAGGCACCTTTTAATTCCTAGCCTTAAATTGAGCTTTTACCGGGGGAGTACTGTTACTCAATGGTaaagcatctactttgcatgggGAAGGTTTcagattcaatccctgacatGCCCTGTTAAATGGGTCAGGGGACGAGGAGGACCTCCACCAAGACCTGCTGCCGGTCACAGTTGACAAAACCAGGCTTAGAGCAATCATCAGACTCAGCAGCAGGCAGCTTATTGTGTTCATATGAAAGGGAGAAATTAGGGAAATGGTTAGCAACTACCAATCCAAAGGCCAAATCCAGTCCATGTAGCTGTCCCAGCCATAATGTAACTTCTAGCTAGAAGGGGAAAGAAATAAAAGACCCCGAGCCAGTCTGGTTCCAGGCAAAAGGGGAAGCTGGAACTGTAGCCCTATGTGTTCTGCAGAATAACATGGTGAACTGTATAATTCTGGAATGAACCACTTCCAGATCCAGATGTGTGCACCTGTGTGTATAGGAGTTGTATTATCAAATCTTCGGTTACATTAAAAAGCTCCTCGCATTTTCTTATTTAGCACATGAAACCTTGTGCCTGATGAGTTAATTTACTACATGCGGGGAGATGAGTCACATTTTTTTCAATCCCACGCTTCTTCCCAGGATTTCAGGGCAGCACATAAATTCTCCACTCtacccccacaacaaccctgtgaggtaggttaaggttCACCGTCGAGGGCATGGatgatggtgatggccactaacctggatagctttaaaaggggcttggacagatttatggaggagaagtcgatctatggctaccaattttgatcctccttgatctgagactgcaaatgacTTTGCAGACCAgatccttgggagcagcagcagccgcagaagaccactgctttcacctcctgcatgtgagctcccaaaggcacctggtgggccactgcgagtagcagagagctggactagatggactctggtctgatccagctggcttgttcttatgttcttatgttcttaagatgcaaGGCTGAGGGCACGGATGTGAGCTTCAAGGGCTTTCAATTCACCTCTGGCTGGAATGCCAGCTTTGTAACGTTTTCTGTGCTTATTTGTTGTAGATGGACCTGATCCACCTATCATCCATAAGATTATTGACCTGAAACGTTCCAAGTTTCACCTGTCCTGCAGAACGGATTCAAATCCTGCCCCAAGCTACATCTGGTTTCTCAACAGGAAGTTACTCCCTGACCAACCCAGCGTGCTTGTTGTGGATCTTGCTAAAGACTATGGTGGGAATTATACCTGCCAAGCCGAGAACAGAAGCACCAAACAGAAGAGAAAGACCACCTTAGAAATTGAGGTGGTAGGAAAATAGACAGAATTGAGGCCAGTATTACTGCCTGATCATTAGTTCAGAATGATCAAGCTGGATCTCTGCAAATTGCACACAATAACGGGAGCAAGGTGTGAGTTCTTCTACTGTGGATCTGGGATGGAATTTGTCAGCACCTGGCTTCCCATCCGTCTCTCAGACTCtattccaggggtccccaaacttttggAGCCTGCggacccctttggaattctgaattcTGAAGCCAGGAGGATAGATTGTAACCTGCAAAATGGGAGAATGAGCATATGTTCCCTGTTTAATTTCTCTATATAATTACATCTTTCTCCCCCAAAATAGGCTCCTGGTTCACATACCGAAGTAACTAAGTAGATTCTAATGCATAAAAGCACAAGGTTAGATCCTGCAACCCACCGGGGATTGTTCCAGTGACTGGCACAAAACACATGCCATCGATTCGTGGCCCGTATTAATCAAACCCTGGAAACCGCTAGCATCAAGATGCTGGTAACAACCTTCTTTTCTGCCCCTCCTGTATCATAAAAACACAGATGTCCCCTCAAGTTTCACCTTGCATCACTGATGTTTTTGATCGTGGTGTTCTGCGGAGTCTTTATATCCTTTCTTCACTTCCCCCTCTCAGAAACAAGTGCTATTGTTTTCGTTTTCCGGGTGAGATGCCGTTGGGCACTGGAGAAACTTTGAGCTGGCCAGCTGGCCGACTGGCCAGCAGGCACTGTGTTCATCCTTGCATAGAAAATGAAGAAATCCTTTGGGTTTTCGAGGAAGAATGGGAAGCCGTCGGGGTCCCACCCAGGAGCTACCGCCTCCTTCCTTAGCGTCACCGTGGGGGATGGGTACGACCTATGAAGCAAAGACCTTGGCAAACTGCACCGGGCCACAGCCAATGATAACCTGGAGAAGCTGCAGCAGCTCGGGAAGAATCACGACCTCAATCTGCTTGATGAAGCCAACAGAACACCTTTGCATTTAGCCTGCGCCAGTGGATATACAGACGTTGTTATGTTCTTAGTAGACAACAAATGTAGATTAAATCTCTGTGATAATGATAACCGATCTCCGTTTATGAAGGCGGTACAATGTCAGCAGGAATTTTGTGCAAATTATTTGCTGAAACATGGTGCAGACCCCAATGTAGTGGATTTAAACAATAACATGGTGCAGACCCCAATGTAGTGGATTTAAACAATAACACAGCCCTTCATTGTGCTGCTTCCAATTCTAGCATATCTAGAGCAGGACAGCTGCT of Sphaerodactylus townsendi isolate TG3544 linkage group LG06, MPM_Stown_v2.3, whole genome shotgun sequence contains these proteins:
- the LOC125435491 gene encoding carcinoembryonic antigen-related cell adhesion molecule 5-like, which translates into the protein MGQGPKKIIFHIKEYGLHRPDTGSASHGPEVPVIHPPERLYQEHSNLRLTCEADTFPDAHYIWFCNGMQCGTRSELLVQNVTLKHSGNYVCQAMNVLTLQKRNRTQEIEVEGVQVRDVTVTGPSVATEDQPVTLMCTSAGTSVSYSWFKGGQSLEPGYHILLTNNNQNLTLDPSHRSDSGVYTCKGSNSISSAFSEPHRLDILYGPDPPIIHKIIDLKRSKFHLSCRTDSNPAPSYIWFLNRKLLPDQPSVLVVDLAKDYGGNYTCQAENRSTKQKRKTTLEIEVVGSWFTYRSN